A genomic region of Mesobacillus jeotgali contains the following coding sequences:
- the dcm gene encoding DNA (cytosine-5-)-methyltransferase translates to MEIKFIDLFAGIGGIRLGFEKAMQTFGIETKCVLSSEIDSKAAETYKINFGETPSGDIHEIHEIDEFDFLLAGFPCQPFSYAGKQKGFGDTRGTLFFEIERILEKYRPKGFLLENVRGLVSHDKGRTLKTIIENLEKLNYRVKYLILNSSNFGVPQNRVRIYIVGLLGEEPELTLQSDFGSSDSHQYKKQQLSLFDNVTNPTVKDILEDNNESTQKYICSNSFTDMLSKVVGNDFEKLHGVRLIDYRGGNSIHSWELGLKGDCTPEEIDFMNALIANRRKKIFGTHQDGKRLSIEQIKTFFDNPNIDEIVASLLKKGYLSEDSNKTYNPVAGNMSFEVFKFLDPDSISITLTSSDCHRLGIVQDNVPRRITPRECARLQGFPDDFICHPEDQFAYKQFGNSVSVPVVEEVIYDLLMNNQKFFEEYLPTQEKAITQ, encoded by the coding sequence GTGGAAATTAAATTTATTGATTTGTTTGCAGGGATAGGTGGTATTAGGCTTGGATTTGAAAAGGCTATGCAAACATTTGGAATAGAAACGAAATGTGTACTATCTAGCGAGATTGATTCAAAGGCTGCCGAAACCTATAAAATTAACTTTGGTGAAACTCCTAGCGGAGATATTCATGAAATCCATGAGATTGATGAATTTGATTTCCTTTTAGCTGGATTCCCTTGCCAGCCATTTTCATACGCTGGTAAACAAAAGGGTTTTGGAGATACAAGGGGGACACTTTTTTTTGAAATCGAAAGAATATTGGAGAAATATAGACCAAAAGGATTTCTATTAGAAAATGTTCGAGGTTTGGTTTCACATGATAAAGGGAGAACTCTAAAAACTATAATAGAAAATTTAGAAAAACTTAATTACAGGGTTAAATACTTGATTTTAAATAGCAGTAATTTTGGTGTCCCTCAGAACAGGGTAAGAATATATATTGTAGGATTACTAGGTGAGGAACCTGAATTAACTTTACAAAGTGACTTTGGATCATCTGATTCACATCAATATAAAAAACAGCAACTTTCATTATTTGATAATGTAACTAATCCAACAGTAAAAGATATCTTAGAAGATAACAATGAAAGCACTCAGAAATACATCTGTTCGAATAGCTTCACCGATATGTTATCTAAAGTTGTTGGAAACGACTTTGAAAAGCTTCATGGTGTTCGGCTTATTGATTACCGTGGTGGTAATTCAATTCATTCGTGGGAACTTGGTTTAAAAGGGGACTGTACTCCTGAAGAAATAGACTTTATGAATGCCTTAATTGCAAATAGACGCAAGAAAATTTTTGGTACTCATCAGGATGGAAAAAGGTTGTCAATAGAACAAATTAAGACATTCTTCGACAATCCTAACATTGATGAGATTGTGGCATCTTTACTGAAAAAAGGATATCTTAGTGAGGATAGCAACAAGACCTATAACCCAGTTGCAGGTAATATGTCCTTTGAAGTATTTAAGTTCCTAGACCCCGACAGTATTTCAATCACTTTGACTTCATCTGATTGTCATAGGTTAGGTATAGTCCAAGATAATGTGCCGAGAAGGATAACTCCAAGAGAATGTGCCAGGCTACAAGGATTTCCTGATGATTTTATTTGCCATCCGGAGGATCAATTTGCTTATAAGCAATTCGGAAATTCAGTTTCCGTTCCTGTGGTGGAAGAAGTAATTTATGATTTATTAATGAACAACCAAAAGTTCTTTGAAGAATATTTACCTACCCAGGAGAAAGCTATAACTCAATAG
- the tlp gene encoding small acid-soluble spore protein Tlp, protein MANHTPKPDDRSDNVEKLQSMIHHTIENMEDAEAAMVNSSPEDQQRIKAKNERRRESIDAFRAEIKDEAHNEQ, encoded by the coding sequence ATGGCAAATCATACACCAAAGCCAGACGATCGAAGCGATAATGTAGAAAAGCTGCAGTCCATGATTCATCATACGATTGAGAACATGGAGGATGCTGAAGCTGCAATGGTCAATTCGAGCCCTGAAGACCAGCAAAGAATTAAAGCTAAAAATGAGCGCCGCCGAGAAAGCATTGATGCCTTTAGAGCTGAGATCAAGGATGAAGCGCACAACGAGCAGTAA
- a CDS encoding recombinase family protein: MGINFAYVRVSSKDQNLDRQLESLKPYVTNEKYIYSDKASGKDMDREGFQNLLKAMREGDTLYVKSIDRLGRNKELIKGYLEHFKQEGIRVKIIDLPTTMQDVPTGQEWVLDMINNIIIEVYTSIAQQERETILQRQKEGITAAKAKGKHLGRPALGLPKEWDKLYKEWKAGKITAVAFMDKVAMKKATFYKKVKEYEGLNNDTDRL; the protein is encoded by the coding sequence ATGGGAATTAACTTTGCCTATGTCCGAGTCAGTAGTAAGGATCAGAACTTAGATAGACAGCTAGAGTCATTAAAGCCTTATGTAACGAATGAGAAGTACATATACAGTGATAAAGCAAGTGGAAAGGATATGGACAGAGAAGGCTTTCAGAACCTGTTAAAAGCTATGAGGGAAGGTGATACCCTTTATGTTAAATCTATTGACCGCCTGGGACGTAATAAAGAACTGATTAAAGGATACCTAGAACACTTTAAACAGGAAGGTATCAGGGTTAAGATTATAGACCTTCCTACCACTATGCAGGATGTCCCAACAGGTCAAGAATGGGTTTTAGACATGATTAATAACATTATCATTGAGGTTTATACGTCCATAGCACAGCAGGAAAGAGAAACCATTCTACAACGCCAAAAAGAAGGTATAACCGCAGCCAAAGCTAAAGGTAAACATCTAGGCAGACCTGCTTTAGGACTGCCTAAAGAATGGGATAAGCTATATAAGGAATGGAAAGCTGGAAAGATAACAGCCGTTGCTTTTATGGATAAGGTAGCTATGAAAAAGGCAACGTTCTATAAGAAGGTAAAAGAATATGAGGGGTTAAATAATGACACTGACAGACTTTAA
- a CDS encoding helix-turn-helix domain-containing protein: MIKITGSKERMKGNHCFMEGRFEQVPHSIQNYMKYRVMSGNDLNIYLFLYRYDRNGYSYAYPTINQIAVETGLSTKTVKESVKNLDRLGLIRKGKSSYHPNKNVYYIDLPLSLDELTKQLPEKVIADYEERKANLESEAQGDKERHENHLAKIEKVNKSSTAAINKTVSSSEDDYYKQLEEKAERKMLKDLKAMGYKGNCD; this comes from the coding sequence ATGATAAAAATTACAGGCAGTAAGGAACGCATGAAAGGTAATCATTGCTTTATGGAAGGTAGGTTTGAACAAGTTCCGCATTCCATACAAAACTACATGAAGTACAGGGTTATGTCAGGGAATGATCTGAACATATATCTTTTTCTATATAGGTATGATAGGAACGGATATAGCTATGCTTATCCAACTATCAATCAGATTGCTGTTGAGACAGGACTTAGTACTAAGACGGTTAAAGAGTCGGTGAAAAACCTAGATAGATTAGGGTTAATCCGTAAAGGGAAGTCTTCATATCATCCTAATAAGAATGTCTACTATATAGATTTACCTTTATCATTAGACGAATTAACTAAGCAGTTACCTGAGAAGGTAATAGCCGATTATGAAGAACGTAAGGCAAATCTTGAAAGTGAAGCACAGGGAGATAAGGAACGGCACGAGAATCACTTAGCTAAAATAGAAAAGGTGAATAAATCGAGTACAGCCGCCATAAACAAAACGGTATCTAGTTCAGAAGATGATTACTACAAACAGTTAGAAGAAAAAGCAGAAAGAAAAATGCTAAAAGATTTGAAGGCAATGGGTTATAAAGGGAACTGTGATTAA
- a CDS encoding helix-turn-helix domain-containing protein yields MMIGVKSSEIICKGNLTGNYEQVPMELFNYLELGLITKNGFVVYVRLLKYYNPDYGYAYPTIAQLMLSTGIGGKGTIDKALDNLEEVGLIKRIKQKGRDNNAYIVFKPLEQQELYECLPDKLQEFMNRKEEKLKAALKDKERLLTHRNTEDEEQGISAPQILPKADDSVLD; encoded by the coding sequence ATGATGATAGGAGTAAAAAGCAGTGAGATTATTTGTAAGGGAAATTTAACGGGTAACTACGAACAAGTTCCAATGGAGTTATTTAATTACCTAGAATTAGGGTTGATTACTAAAAATGGATTTGTTGTATACGTTCGTTTGTTGAAATACTATAACCCTGACTATGGCTATGCCTATCCGACGATAGCACAATTAATGCTTTCAACTGGAATAGGTGGTAAGGGGACTATTGACAAGGCACTTGATAACTTGGAAGAAGTAGGGTTAATAAAAAGGATAAAACAAAAAGGTCGGGATAATAACGCATATATTGTCTTCAAGCCGCTGGAACAACAGGAACTTTATGAATGTCTGCCAGATAAGTTACAGGAGTTTATGAACCGTAAGGAAGAAAAGTTAAAGGCCGCACTAAAAGATAAGGAAAGGTTATTAACACACAGGAATACTGAAGATGAAGAACAAGGCATTTCAGCACCGCAGATTCTACCTAAAGCAGATGATTCCGTTTTAGACTAA
- a CDS encoding AAA family ATPase → MDRQKSQIPIEEQILLWEEEINTKGYIQDEASLITAVRMLTKSEENKNLSQTLTLAAQSRAQRNGYDSLVLEWLKNAIEHDPANKKAKSLLARNQWKNKGNLFDQLVFPRIRETDNRALKKKTAEQYIDISQQFLSHAEEELDDLTAQHIEKGSEVEAKFNRLTHLLEKAIEETAALLKATELYEESVTGVFHTAVHYEEMQKRLQSLEDIRVKWEEEFAEDLDSQTPSEMDPLAELNKMVGLESVKERVNDFYRFLKYQQKRKELGLQTKDDQSLNMVLTGNPGTGKTSLARLLAKIYHQLGVLPREEIIEADRSQLVGAYVGQTEENVRKVVEQALGGVLFIDEAYSLKREGQTGNDYGQTAIDTLVSLMTGNEYGGKFAVILAGYPEEMRQFLDANPGLRSRFPQSNLIHLPDYSDDELLQIAEQAAQDNDYAMTEQAKLELRDRIEKERVDETFGNARTVRNLVLEAIFKKGSRPAEEDDFSAYTLLEKEDFEAPSNPSAEKPLDRLNALVGLDTVKSEVTSLISFVRMQQLRKEKGLPAVPIQLHSVFTGNPGTGKTTVAKIYAELLKECGMLKRGHLIVSSRADFVAGYVGQTAIKTKKKIREALGGVLFIDEAYSLLGQSSGDFGKEVIDTLVDEMTRHNENLVVILAGYPAEMDMLLESNPGLRSRFKKFFHFPDYNVSDLLLIIKNYSGKYQYKINVEAEAFLTAKLSETEINGNGRFATNFVDEAIQSQAYRLIDGENFENLGEDVLYLEKQDFEAALKKLID, encoded by the coding sequence ATGGACCGACAAAAAAGCCAAATTCCTATAGAAGAACAGATTTTGCTATGGGAAGAAGAGATAAATACAAAAGGATATATTCAGGATGAAGCCAGTTTGATCACCGCGGTCAGGATGCTGACAAAAAGTGAAGAGAATAAGAATTTGTCTCAAACCTTGACTCTGGCTGCTCAATCGAGGGCCCAACGAAACGGTTATGATTCTCTTGTCCTCGAGTGGCTAAAGAATGCGATTGAACACGACCCGGCAAACAAGAAGGCGAAATCCTTGCTCGCCAGGAATCAATGGAAAAATAAAGGAAACCTATTTGACCAGCTTGTCTTCCCGCGGATCAGGGAAACGGATAATCGGGCATTAAAAAAGAAAACAGCAGAGCAGTACATTGATATATCACAGCAATTTCTGTCACACGCTGAAGAAGAACTTGATGACCTAACAGCCCAGCATATTGAAAAAGGGTCTGAAGTAGAAGCGAAGTTCAACAGGCTGACTCATTTGCTGGAAAAGGCTATAGAAGAGACGGCAGCTCTCCTGAAAGCAACTGAGCTGTATGAAGAGTCAGTTACCGGGGTTTTCCATACAGCTGTCCATTATGAAGAAATGCAGAAAAGACTTCAAAGCCTCGAAGATATCAGGGTGAAATGGGAAGAAGAGTTTGCAGAGGATTTGGATAGCCAAACACCGTCTGAAATGGATCCTCTGGCTGAACTTAACAAAATGGTAGGACTAGAGTCGGTAAAGGAGAGAGTAAATGATTTTTACCGGTTCTTGAAGTATCAGCAAAAACGGAAAGAGCTTGGTCTGCAAACAAAAGATGATCAAAGCTTGAATATGGTCCTGACGGGTAATCCAGGAACAGGAAAAACCTCGTTAGCCCGATTGCTTGCGAAAATATATCATCAGCTTGGAGTATTGCCGCGGGAAGAAATAATTGAGGCAGACCGGTCCCAGCTTGTTGGTGCTTATGTAGGGCAGACGGAGGAAAATGTCAGAAAGGTCGTCGAGCAAGCTTTGGGCGGGGTACTGTTTATTGATGAAGCTTACAGCCTTAAGCGGGAAGGCCAGACTGGAAATGACTATGGCCAAACAGCTATCGATACACTAGTGTCCTTAATGACCGGAAATGAGTATGGAGGCAAATTCGCTGTGATCCTTGCTGGTTATCCAGAAGAAATGCGACAATTTCTTGACGCGAATCCAGGTTTAAGATCACGATTCCCTCAATCGAATTTAATCCATCTCCCTGATTATTCAGATGATGAACTCCTGCAAATTGCTGAGCAAGCGGCACAGGATAACGATTATGCCATGACAGAGCAAGCAAAGCTCGAGCTCAGGGATCGTATTGAAAAGGAAAGAGTCGACGAAACCTTCGGGAATGCCAGGACGGTACGCAATCTTGTGTTAGAAGCAATTTTCAAAAAGGGTTCCCGTCCTGCTGAAGAAGATGACTTTTCGGCCTATACATTATTGGAAAAAGAAGACTTTGAAGCACCTTCGAATCCTTCAGCGGAAAAACCACTAGACAGGCTGAATGCTCTTGTTGGACTAGACACTGTCAAATCCGAGGTTACCTCCCTGATCTCATTCGTCAGGATGCAACAGCTGCGAAAGGAAAAGGGATTGCCTGCTGTGCCGATACAGCTTCACTCTGTCTTTACCGGCAATCCGGGCACTGGAAAAACTACTGTCGCAAAGATTTACGCTGAGCTCCTGAAGGAATGCGGTATGCTAAAGCGGGGGCATTTAATTGTCAGCAGTCGCGCTGATTTTGTCGCTGGTTATGTTGGACAGACAGCCATCAAAACGAAGAAAAAAATCCGGGAGGCACTCGGGGGAGTACTATTCATAGATGAGGCATACTCTTTGCTCGGTCAAAGTTCGGGTGATTTTGGCAAGGAAGTTATTGATACTCTTGTTGATGAAATGACAAGGCATAATGAAAACCTTGTCGTGATCCTGGCTGGCTATCCTGCAGAAATGGACATGCTGCTGGAAAGCAATCCTGGCCTTCGTTCAAGGTTCAAGAAGTTTTTCCATTTTCCAGACTATAATGTGAGTGATTTGTTGCTCATTATTAAGAACTACTCTGGAAAGTATCAGTATAAAATAAATGTCGAAGCAGAAGCTTTTTTAACTGCAAAACTCTCAGAAACAGAAATCAATGGGAACGGTCGATTCGCTACTAACTTTGTGGATGAAGCGATTCAATCCCAGGCATATCGATTGATTGACGGCGAAAATTTTGAGAATTTGGGTGAAGATGTTTTATACTTGGAAAAACAAGATTTTGAAGCGGCTTTAAAAAAACTGATAGATTAA
- a CDS encoding acid-soluble spore protein N → MSNPKRDSKHHVPSHLGTQPRGFSGNKGKKMNDKSGEHAQVMQTKGE, encoded by the coding sequence ATGAGCAATCCTAAAAGGGACAGCAAGCACCATGTTCCAAGCCACCTTGGAACGCAGCCGCGTGGATTCAGTGGCAATAAAGGAAAGAAAATGAACGATAAGTCGGGTGAACATGCCCAGGTCATGCAAACTAAAGGTGAATAG
- a CDS encoding restriction endonuclease, with product MRDYQRSVDELQAVAANWWPQNLVSLESESSIIPLLVRTQDDFISILKLCGKSVHNPLKVFDLIQASDFPANLFLKHLIVLADFGGEKLQRLNKSFDGLFPKDQENGKYYLDFYMNETEHTYFFQNLPIQSLGNKHLKIDGKGLQHEVELNDLTKDVIMLLLYGSNAVLEKISHVLNKCVIGNLIGLPSELEKFIKQRYIFVSRITGGAEANTLGQVAQQYVMEYLRTRLPGYGIRSNGHIPGVTHNDGRTETTFDIVVSYNGRHVAIEISFQVTTNSTIERKAGQAKNRYDMVTESGNFIAYIIDGAGNFQRKSAISTICENSQCTVAYTDSELNVLIEFIKAKLP from the coding sequence ATGAGGGATTATCAAAGATCGGTAGATGAATTACAAGCAGTTGCGGCGAATTGGTGGCCGCAAAACTTAGTGTCGCTAGAATCTGAAAGTAGTATTATACCTTTATTAGTAAGGACTCAAGATGATTTTATTTCAATATTAAAATTGTGTGGTAAAAGCGTTCATAATCCATTAAAGGTTTTTGACCTTATCCAAGCCTCTGATTTTCCAGCCAACTTATTTTTGAAGCACCTTATCGTCTTAGCTGATTTTGGTGGAGAAAAGCTACAAAGATTAAACAAAAGTTTTGATGGCTTATTTCCTAAAGACCAAGAAAACGGTAAATACTATTTGGATTTCTATATGAATGAAACCGAACACACCTATTTTTTTCAGAATTTGCCTATCCAATCATTAGGTAATAAACATCTTAAGATTGATGGAAAAGGACTTCAACATGAAGTAGAATTAAATGATTTAACTAAAGATGTGATAATGTTATTATTATATGGTTCAAATGCCGTTCTAGAGAAAATATCCCATGTTTTAAATAAGTGTGTAATTGGAAATTTAATCGGATTACCATCAGAATTAGAGAAGTTTATCAAGCAAAGGTATATATTTGTAAGCAGGATAACAGGTGGTGCAGAAGCAAACACCTTAGGTCAAGTGGCACAACAGTATGTAATGGAATACCTGAGAACTAGGTTGCCTGGTTATGGAATTAGAAGTAACGGACACATACCGGGTGTAACTCATAATGATGGACGTACGGAGACTACTTTTGATATTGTCGTATCTTACAATGGTAGACATGTGGCTATAGAAATCAGTTTTCAAGTTACAACGAATAGTACTATCGAAAGAAAAGCTGGACAAGCAAAAAATAGATACGATATGGTTACAGAATCAGGAAACTTTATAGCATATATCATTGATGGTGCGGGTAACTTTCAAAGAAAAAGTGCAATCTCTACTATTTGTGAGAACAGCCAATGTACTGTAGCGTATACGGATTCAGAACTTAATGTACTCATTGAGTTTATAAAGGCTAAACTACCATGA
- a CDS encoding acyl-CoA thioesterase, which yields MKISSREIEVRYAETDQMGVVYHANYLVWMELGRTQLIKELGFNYAEMEKDGIISPVLDIQASYKKPLRYGDTATIKTWVEEYDGIRSVYKYEIYNGEGELALTGSSKHVCVKKDSFRPISLKRSYPDWHEAYLQAMKKPEDEKEQF from the coding sequence ATGAAAATTTCTTCTAGGGAGATCGAGGTAAGATATGCGGAAACAGACCAGATGGGGGTCGTGTATCACGCAAATTATCTGGTGTGGATGGAACTGGGGCGAACACAATTGATTAAGGAGCTTGGCTTTAATTATGCAGAAATGGAGAAGGACGGAATCATCTCACCTGTTCTTGATATCCAAGCTTCCTATAAAAAGCCATTGAGATATGGAGATACAGCTACAATCAAGACTTGGGTTGAGGAATATGATGGCATTCGCTCCGTCTATAAATATGAAATCTACAATGGTGAGGGTGAGCTTGCATTGACTGGCAGCTCAAAGCATGTCTGTGTTAAAAAGGATAGCTTCCGTCCGATTTCGTTAAAAAGGAGCTACCCTGACTGGCATGAAGCTTATCTACAGGCAATGAAGAAGCCAGAAGATGAAAAGGAGCAATTCTGA